ACATGTTACTGTAGTATACAAATCATCAATGTGTACAAATCATGGTAAATGAGCCAGACCCATGCTTATAGTCACAATGATGTCAAATTCTGAATAATGACTcgaatctcagaccactatatagaGAATTTGTGTCTTGACAAGTTCGCGCCTATTCATACAATCCAATTTTGAACAGCTAGATCTAGCTGGCCTCTATCAGACCTGAGTGGACAGAGTGGCTATCATATCACCACCCCCATAAATTAAACACTGTGCTGTTTTTTGTGAGCTTGTGCATAGACGCTGTCTCTCTAGGGCGAGATCGAGATTTGGAATATTTGGCTTTTGAGACTCGACAtgtttttttatgtacattatTAGTAAGCCAGTCAGAAACATATCCGTGTTAAAAACCGATGGTATTTTCGGTttatatcatagaccctccgttggtggagggtctatggtttaatctTGCAATCGACAGAAGATAATATCGGGGCTTTCAATGCATTCACAATcgtttcaattaaaaaaaactatatttAATGGGCAAATCCTGGAGGGCgcgattttatatatatatttttatttattattctcaacaaacctgtcactcaatctactttATAGCACTCAACAAATATTGAGAAGTAAATCATAGTTGAACTTGTAGTAggtttggtagttctctttttggaggatgtggtggccctgaaaagggccgtttggccTGTGTATGCTTGGCATACGATTTACTTAGATTTGGCTTGGGTCTTCTTAGGCAAGAGTACTGCTTGAATGTTTGGCAATACACCACCCTGGGCGATGGTAACACCTCCCAGAAGCTTGTTCAATTCTTCGTCATTACGGACAGCCAACTGCAAGTGACGTGGGATGATTCTCGTCTTCTTGTTGTCACGGGCAGCGTTTCCTGCCAACTCAAGGATTTCAGCTGCCAAGTATTCGAGAACGGCAGCCAAGTAGACTGGCGCACCAGCACCAACACGTTGAGCGTAGTTGCCCTTGCGAAGGAAACGGTGTACACGGCCCACTGGGAACTGCAGACCAGCACGGCTGGAACGGCTCTTTGCCTTACCCTTTGCTTTGCCTCCTTTGCCACGTCCAGACATGTTGATCGttttatagtagtagtagtggtggttcAGTTACTGATATAAATTCCGCGCCTAAACACCCTATATTTATACATCCTGGTGGGATTCTGACGACAGTCAAATTTAGCCAATCAAAAGTCAATGAAAATATAGTGAACCAATAGCATCT
This Glandiceps talaboti chromosome 13, keGlaTala1.1, whole genome shotgun sequence DNA region includes the following protein-coding sequences:
- the LOC144444482 gene encoding histone H2A, with amino-acid sequence MSGRGKGGKAKGKAKSRSSRAGLQFPVGRVHRFLRKGNYAQRVGAGAPVYLAAVLEYLAAEILELAGNAARDNKKTRIIPRHLQLAVRNDEELNKLLGGVTIAQGGVLPNIQAVLLPKKTQAKSK